A portion of the Cryptomeria japonica chromosome 5, Sugi_1.0, whole genome shotgun sequence genome contains these proteins:
- the LOC131033831 gene encoding uncharacterized protein LOC131033831, translating to MNPLEVVATNRAPLFDGSSYVFWSVRIKAYIMSLGFDVWMSIVNGYTLPSQPPTDLDGKRAFESNAKTMNAILCGLSESKFVKVTHCESAQTMWEKLQNFCEGDEKVRNAKVQTHRMLFEILKMQEDENIAAYFLRVDEVINSLKGLGEKLDDKVVVPKFLRSLSLKFDVKVSTIEEMVELDKLIVDKLHGILTPYEMRTNVDSSSKRETSFKASKKGKENEQKSSESLEEDFEDEATHLVRKLERGSGKYKGKLPLKWFNCGKIGHFASKFP from the coding sequence ATGAATCCTCTTGAAGTAGTAGCAACCAACCGAGCTCCCTTGTTTGATGGGTCAAGCTATGTATTTTGGAGTGTTCGTATAAAAGCATATATCATgtctctaggttttgatgtttggatgagtATTGTTAATGGGTATACTCTGCCCTCTCAACCACCTACAGATCTTGATGGAAAGAGGGCCTTCGAAAGTAATGCCAAGACTATGAATGCAATTTTATGTGGGTTGTCAGAATCTAAGTTTGTCAAGGTCACGCATTGTGAGTCAGCACAAACTATGTGGGAGAAACTGCAGAATTTTTGTGAAGGGGACGAGAAGGTTAGAAATGCAAAAGTTCAAACACATAGAATGTTGTTTGAAATTCTCAAAATGCAAGAAGATGAAAACATAGCAGCATATTTCTTAAGAGTAGATGAAGTGATCAATTCCTTGAAAGGTTTGGGAGAGAAGTTGGATGATAAAGTAGTTGTTCCAAAATTTTTAAGGTCATTGTCCCTAAAATTTGATGTCAAAGTTTCAACAATAGAGGAGATGGTTGAGTTAGACAAACTAATAGTTGATAAGTTGCATGGCATCTTGACTCCATATGAAATGCGCACTAATGTTGACAGTTCATCAAAGAGAGAAACATCTTTTAAAGCTTCAAAGAAGGGTAAAGAAAATGAGCAAAAATCGAGTGAAAGTTTAGAAGAAGACTTTGAGGATGAAGCAACACATCTTGTTAGGAAGCTAGAAAGAGGTTCTGGTAAATATAAGGGCAAGTTGCCATTAAAGTGGTTCAACTGTGGGAAGATTGGTCACTTTGCATCAAAGTTTccttaa